In Zingiber officinale cultivar Zhangliang chromosome 6A, Zo_v1.1, whole genome shotgun sequence, a single genomic region encodes these proteins:
- the LOC121997298 gene encoding pentatricopeptide repeat-containing protein At3g24000, mitochondrial-like, which yields MKKQQQLWLFPFSPFASSPSLFSFLSPYYSSSTAASAAIPDAFDSSSTSSETDAGRLLPLSSILLKDLLLKSPRGLLVLDLLDSGSLRPTADLYSLLFKRCADSKRIEEGRVAHSHLLRSRFHSDIFLHNSIVNMYCKCGSLDEARKAFDDMPLRDMVTWTALITGYAQNNRPNEALALLPEMLRLRMAPNGFTFASLFKACGAASVDKHGEEIHALSVKSGCTSDVYVGSAILDMYARRGRMKDACLVFDRLQSKNEVSWNALIAGYARREEGEMTMRKFSEMQRSCFKATHFTYSSIFSACAGLGALEQGKWVHAHMIKSGQKLTAFVGNTLLDMYAKSGSIQDAKKIFDRLSKRDVVSWNSMLTGYAQHGLVKEAIHWFEEMRSLGVQPNQITFLCILTACSHGGMVREGQYYFNLMVRCSVEPEIEHYVTIVDLLGRAGLLARARTFIDEMPIPSTAAVWGALLGACRMHKNAELGKFAAEKLFELDPHDAGPHVLLYNLYACTGRWTDAAEVRKMMKVGGVKKEPACSWVVIENSTHMFVANDDSHPRMKEINDMWEKIDAKIKEVGYVPDTNYVLLHVDEHEREAKLQYHSEKLALAFALLNKPPGAPILIMKNIRMCGDCHSAIKHVSKVMEREITVRDTNRFHHFSKGSCSCNDYW from the coding sequence TCCGAAACCGACGCCGGCCGCCTCCTTCCCCTCTCCTCGATCTTACTCAAGGACCTCCTCCTCAAGAGTCCGCGTGGGCTCCTCGTCCTCGACCTCCTCGATTCGGGCTCCCTCCGTCCCACCGCCGACCTCTACTCCCTCCTCTTTAAGCGATGCGCCGACTCGAAGAGGATCGAAGAGGGAAGGGTCGCCCATTCCCACCTTCTTCGGTCCCGATTCCACTCCGATATCTTCCTCCACAACTCGATCGTCAATATGTACTGCAAATGCGGAAGCTTGGACGAGGCGCGTAAAGCGTTCGATGATATGCCCCTGAGGGACATGGTCACCTGGACCGCCCTCATCACGGGCTACGCCCAGAACAACAGGCCGAATGAAGCGCTGGCGTTGCTTCCGGAGATGCTTCGGCTTCGGATGGCTCCGAATGGGTTCACCTTCGCCAGCCTCTTCAAAGCCTGTGGAGCTGCTTCAGTTGATAAGCATGGGGAAGAGATCCATGCTCTGAGCGTGAAGTCTGGCTGCACCTCGGATGTGTACGTGGGCAGCGCAATACTAGACATGTACGCTCGTCGTGGAAGGATGAAAGATGCCTGCTTGGTGTTCGACCGGTTGCAATCAAAGAACGAGGTATCATGGAATGCGTTGATTGCAGGCTACGCGAGGAGAGAAGAAGGCGAAATGACCATGAGAAAGTTCTCAGAGATGCAAAGGAGCTGTTTTAAGGCCACACATTTCACCTATTCGAGCATCTTTAGCGCTTGCGCTGGTCTTGGTGCACTAGAGCAAGGAAAGTGGGTGCATGCTCATATGATAAAATCTGGACAGAAGCTTACAGCTTTCGTCGGCAATACACTTTTAGACATGTATGCAAAGTCGGGAAGCATTCAAGATGCGAAGAAAATCTTCGATCGACTGTCTAAGCGAGATGTTGTTTCTTGGAATTCAATGCTTACTGGGTATgctcagcatgggcttgtcaagGAAGCAATCCACTGGTTTGAGGAGATGCGTAGTCTTGGAGTCCAGCCAAATCAAATTACCTTCCTCTGCATCCTTACTGCTTGCAGCCATGGTGGAATGGTGAGGGAAGGACAGTACTACTTCAACTTGATGGTAAGATGCAGCGTGGAACCGGAGATTGAGCATTATGTAACAATTGTTGATCTTCTTGGCCGAGCTGGTCTTCTTGCTCGTGCACGGACATTCATTGATGAAATGCCCATTCCATCTACTGCTGCTGTTTGGGGAGCTTTGCTTGGTGCTTGTAGGATGCACAAGAATGCAGAGTTAGGGAAATTTGCCGCTGAGAAGCTATTTGAACTCGACCCGCATGATGCTGGTCCTCATGTGTTGCTTTACAACCTCTATGCGTGTACTGGTAGATGGACTGATGCAGCTGAAGTGAGGAAAATGATGAAAGTTGGTGGAGTTAAGAAGGAGCCTGCTTGTAGTTGGGTGGTGATCGAAAACTCTACCCACATGTTTGTAGCAAATGATGATTCCCATCCAAGAATGAAGGAGATAAATGACATGTGGGAGAAAATTGATGCAAAAATCAAGGAAGTGGGATATGTTCCGGACACAAATTATGTGCTATTACATGTGGATGAACATGAACGGGAAGCAAAATTGCAATACCACAGTGAGAAACTTGCTCTTGCATTTGCTCTACTCAACAAGCCCCCAGGGGCACCTATTCTAATTATGAAAAACATCAGGATGTGCGGCGATTGTCATTCCGCAATTAAGCATGTCTCCAAGGTAATGGAGAGGGAGATCACTGTGAGGGACACCAATCGGTTTCATCATTTCAGCAAAGGTTCTTGTTCATGTAATGACTACTGGTAA
- the LOC121997299 gene encoding small nuclear ribonucleoprotein SmD1a-like, which produces MKLVRFLMKLSNETVSIELKNGTIVHGTVTGVDISMNTHLKTVKLTFKGKNPVSLDHLSVRGNNIRYYILPDSLNLETLLVEETPRVKPKKPTAGRSLGRGRGRGRGRGRGRGR; this is translated from the exons ATGAAGCTCGTCAG GTTTTTGATGAAGCTGAGCAACGAAACTGTCTCGATCGAGCTCAAGAACGGGACCATTGTCCATGGCACCGTCACCG GTGTGGATATCAGCATGAACACACACTTGAAGACTGTGAAACTAACATTCAAGGGGAAAAATCCTGTTTCCCTTGATCACCTCAGTGTGAGAGGCAATAACATTCGGTACTATATCCTACCTGACAGCCTGAACCTTGAGACTTTACTTGTCGAGGAAACACCTCGGGTGAAGCCGAAAAAGCCTACTGCTG GGAGATCACTGGGCCGTGGTCGTGGCCGGGGGCGCGGTCGTGGACGAGGCCGTGGTCGTTAG